The proteins below come from a single Polynucleobacter necessarius genomic window:
- a CDS encoding 3-deoxy-D-manno-octulosonic acid transferase, whose protein sequence is MSVTSGSEYGARPRFWFSVYQLLWHLLLPLAFVRLVWRARHSFAYLHHIPERLGFGYGKPLTKGSIWIHAVSVGETSAAQPLIDAYLARGESILLTHMTLNGRRTGKQLFNHAIAFGQIRQVYLPYDLCWSVEHFLKTFRPKFGLFMETEAWPTIVFRCAEIDLPLFLVNARLSERSARRVSRFGNAGRALFQAFAGILAQTEFDAKRYRNLGVENVLIAGNLKFDVPLDSCLVAQGKTWQQALHARKRLMVCAASTRDGEEEIILKAWKDLLLSNTVEIQPLLCIVPRHPERFTEVADQIHGAGFKYRRRSEWQDVPKDDVGLDVILGNSMGEMPMYYSASDLVIMGGSLLPFGGQNLIEACAAGCPVLLGEHTYNFQQAALDAVAVGAAKRIQGELLLGDTTALMEFLKELLLNSAELLKMHHAAENYAVEHQGATKRILAALDQQITV, encoded by the coding sequence GTGAGCGTAACTTCGGGGTCAGAGTACGGGGCGCGCCCTCGGTTCTGGTTTTCTGTTTACCAACTGCTGTGGCATCTGCTATTGCCATTAGCATTTGTGCGTCTTGTTTGGCGTGCCCGCCATTCATTTGCATACTTGCATCACATACCAGAGCGTCTTGGCTTTGGATATGGCAAGCCCCTTACTAAGGGCTCTATTTGGATTCATGCAGTTTCGGTTGGGGAGACGAGCGCAGCACAACCATTGATCGACGCTTATCTTGCGCGTGGTGAATCGATCTTACTTACACATATGACCCTTAATGGGCGTCGTACCGGTAAACAGCTTTTTAATCATGCGATTGCTTTTGGACAAATACGGCAAGTTTATTTGCCCTATGACCTTTGCTGGTCCGTAGAGCATTTTCTAAAAACCTTTAGACCAAAATTCGGGCTTTTTATGGAGACCGAAGCCTGGCCAACAATCGTTTTTCGTTGTGCTGAGATTGACCTGCCCCTCTTCTTAGTAAATGCTCGTTTATCCGAGAGGAGCGCTCGACGTGTGAGTCGCTTTGGAAATGCCGGCCGTGCTTTATTTCAAGCGTTTGCTGGAATCTTGGCACAAACCGAATTTGATGCTAAACGGTATCGTAATTTAGGCGTTGAAAATGTTTTGATTGCTGGCAATCTTAAGTTTGATGTTCCCTTGGATTCGTGTTTAGTTGCTCAAGGCAAAACTTGGCAGCAGGCATTACATGCCCGTAAGCGTCTCATGGTCTGTGCCGCCAGTACGCGTGATGGTGAAGAAGAAATTATCCTGAAGGCATGGAAAGACTTATTGCTCAGCAATACTGTTGAGATTCAACCATTACTATGTATCGTCCCCCGACATCCTGAGCGTTTTACAGAAGTGGCGGATCAGATTCATGGGGCGGGATTCAAATACCGTCGCCGTTCTGAATGGCAAGATGTCCCCAAAGATGATGTCGGGTTAGATGTCATTTTGGGGAATTCGATGGGGGAGATGCCGATGTATTACAGTGCATCGGATCTCGTAATCATGGGCGGAAGTTTATTGCCATTTGGTGGCCAGAATCTGATTGAAGCTTGTGCGGCAGGCTGCCCAGTTCTATTGGGTGAGCATACATACAACTTTCAACAGGCCGCACTTGATGCTGTTGCCGTTGGCGCGGCTAAACGAATCCAGGGTGAGTTATTGTTGGGCGATACAACCGCCTTAATGGAATTTCTGAAAG